One window of the Haloarcula halobia genome contains the following:
- a CDS encoding acetamidase/formamidase family protein has product MADGGTVRTHTPPACWGPMITPDFRGGHEVTKPIRVDGAEVGDAIAIHINSIEMTSVATSTGSMKEREGAFGSDPFVDHKCPECGEPWPESVVEGTGEDAIRCAECGANASAFGFEYGITTVFDHENEVGLTVDQEAAHELAENARENMALPENCRQHPILLYEPSEMPGTLGHLRPFIGNIGTTPPIELPDSHNAGDFGQFLIGADHEWGLEDETALAQRTDGHMDINAVREGAVLICPVKVDGGGIYVGDMHANQGDGELALHTTDVSGHTEFDVEVVKDLDIDGPILLPNQADLPHIAQPYSDADVAAGEALGEQYGVDVETDMGPIQVVGSGATVNDATDNAFDRAGTLLDMSEGEVRTRCTFTGGVEIGRLPGVVQLNMLAPMDRLEERGLAHLVRDQYDL; this is encoded by the coding sequence GTGGCCGACGGCGGGACCGTCAGGACACACACGCCGCCGGCCTGCTGGGGCCCGATGATCACACCGGACTTCCGCGGCGGCCACGAGGTCACGAAGCCCATCCGCGTCGACGGTGCTGAGGTCGGCGACGCCATCGCCATCCACATCAACAGCATCGAGATGACGAGCGTCGCGACCAGCACCGGGTCGATGAAAGAGCGGGAGGGGGCCTTCGGCAGCGACCCGTTCGTCGACCACAAGTGCCCTGAGTGTGGCGAACCCTGGCCCGAGAGCGTCGTCGAGGGCACCGGGGAAGACGCTATCCGGTGTGCCGAGTGTGGCGCGAACGCTTCGGCCTTCGGCTTCGAGTACGGCATCACGACGGTCTTCGACCACGAGAACGAGGTGGGCCTCACCGTCGACCAGGAGGCCGCCCACGAACTCGCCGAGAACGCCAGGGAGAACATGGCGCTGCCCGAGAACTGCCGGCAACACCCCATCCTGCTGTACGAGCCCTCGGAGATGCCGGGGACACTCGGGCACCTCCGCCCGTTCATCGGCAACATCGGGACGACGCCACCGATCGAGCTGCCGGACTCCCACAACGCCGGCGACTTCGGGCAGTTCCTCATCGGCGCCGACCACGAGTGGGGCCTCGAGGACGAGACGGCCCTCGCCCAGCGCACCGACGGCCATATGGACATCAACGCCGTCCGCGAGGGTGCGGTGCTGATCTGCCCGGTCAAGGTCGACGGCGGGGGCATCTACGTCGGCGACATGCACGCCAACCAGGGCGACGGGGAACTGGCGCTGCACACCACCGACGTCAGCGGCCACACCGAGTTCGACGTCGAGGTCGTCAAGGACCTCGACATCGACGGGCCAATCCTCCTCCCCAATCAGGCGGACCTCCCGCACATCGCCCAGCCGTACAGCGACGCCGACGTCGCGGCCGGCGAGGCGCTGGGCGAGCAGTACGGCGTCGACGTCGAGACCGACATGGGCCCCATCCAGGTCGTCGGCTCCGGCGCGACGGTCAACGACGCGACCGACAACGCCTTCGACCGCGCCGGGACGCTGCTGGACATGTCCGAGGGCGAGGTCCGGACCCGCTGTACGTTCACCGGCGGCGTCGAGATCGGACGCCTGCCCGGCGTCGTCCAGTTGAACATGCTCGCGCCGATGGATCGCCTCGAGGAACGCGGCCTGGCCCACCTAGTCCGTGACCAGTACGACCTCTGA
- the arcS gene encoding archaeosine synthase subunit alpha has product MTDYFEVHERDAAARLGELRLAESVTTPALVGDVDADTPDAVHTLLRDGGSLWAQDNPTPEGDDSAVTVLPYRGLPAGTPDEVADAFAGDYPDIEFPSAAVVSPQTAGQHPADVTVLSGAPGYVGHGEAFVGAVTAVREATPSDTALYLPGVATPRNVATLVYAGVDLVDPDRAVVRGTEGRYLTTDEAYFLEDLEELPCACPACQVPRDEFDPQDCVEHNVNALAAELRRVRRRVRDGRLRDYVEGQARQDNWLTATVRLLDQQYGYVEQRTPLIRRAQLSAATEDAIRRVEIQRFAERVTERYVPRFDDRPLVLVPCSARKPYSDSQSHEQYHDAVHWRAHMVSMTSPIGVVPQELELTYPAQHYDSVVTGNWSANEIEFVSTVLERYLEDADYPEIIAHVPGEGYRDICERVEASLGLEFTYTVADHPTTADSLGNLAAELEGWDTYRKSTREANTVRAVADYQFGEGAGDALFDDIQTAGRYPQLRADSPDGEQLAALAQQYGVLSLTVAGARRWIESDVPAKVVDIEPFVPHGSVLAPGITDASDDIRVGDDVIVRGDAAFGVGRAQMSGPEMRDSTRGIAVQMRHVEEQ; this is encoded by the coding sequence ATGACCGACTACTTCGAGGTCCACGAGCGCGACGCCGCCGCGCGACTGGGCGAACTTCGCCTCGCCGAGTCCGTGACGACGCCGGCGCTGGTGGGCGACGTGGACGCGGACACGCCGGATGCCGTCCACACCCTGCTTCGCGACGGTGGGAGTCTCTGGGCCCAGGACAACCCAACGCCGGAGGGCGACGACAGCGCGGTGACGGTGCTCCCCTACCGCGGCCTGCCGGCCGGGACGCCCGACGAGGTGGCCGACGCCTTCGCCGGCGACTACCCCGACATCGAGTTCCCCAGCGCGGCGGTGGTGTCACCACAGACTGCGGGTCAGCACCCGGCCGACGTCACCGTTCTCTCGGGGGCCCCGGGCTACGTCGGCCACGGCGAAGCCTTCGTCGGCGCCGTCACGGCCGTCCGCGAGGCGACGCCCAGCGACACGGCGCTCTACCTGCCCGGCGTCGCCACCCCACGCAACGTCGCGACGCTGGTCTACGCCGGTGTGGACCTGGTGGACCCGGACCGAGCGGTCGTCCGCGGGACCGAGGGACGCTATCTCACCACCGACGAGGCGTACTTCCTCGAGGACCTCGAGGAACTCCCCTGTGCGTGTCCGGCCTGTCAGGTGCCCCGCGACGAGTTCGACCCCCAGGACTGCGTCGAACACAACGTCAACGCGCTGGCTGCGGAACTCCGACGCGTCCGGCGCCGCGTCCGCGACGGCCGCCTCCGCGACTACGTCGAGGGCCAGGCCCGCCAGGACAACTGGCTCACGGCGACTGTCCGCCTGCTCGACCAGCAGTACGGCTACGTCGAGCAGCGCACCCCGCTCATCCGCCGCGCACAGCTCTCGGCGGCCACCGAGGACGCCATCCGCCGGGTCGAGATCCAGCGCTTCGCCGAGCGCGTCACCGAGCGCTACGTCCCCCGGTTCGACGACCGACCGCTCGTGCTCGTCCCCTGTTCGGCGCGCAAGCCCTACAGCGACTCCCAGAGCCACGAGCAGTACCACGACGCCGTCCACTGGCGCGCGCACATGGTGTCGATGACCTCCCCCATCGGTGTCGTCCCGCAGGAGCTCGAACTCACCTACCCCGCACAGCACTACGACTCGGTGGTGACCGGCAACTGGAGCGCAAACGAGATCGAGTTCGTCAGCACCGTCCTGGAGCGGTATCTCGAAGACGCCGACTACCCCGAGATCATCGCGCACGTCCCCGGCGAGGGGTACCGCGACATCTGTGAGCGCGTCGAGGCGTCGCTGGGCCTCGAGTTCACCTACACCGTCGCCGACCACCCGACGACGGCCGACTCGCTGGGGAACCTCGCCGCCGAACTCGAGGGGTGGGACACATACCGGAAGTCCACCCGCGAGGCCAACACCGTCCGCGCCGTCGCGGACTACCAGTTCGGCGAGGGCGCTGGCGACGCGCTCTTCGACGACATCCAGACGGCGGGCCGCTATCCCCAGTTACGGGCCGACAGCCCAGACGGCGAGCAGCTGGCCGCGCTCGCCCAGCAGTACGGCGTCCTCTCGCTGACGGTCGCCGGCGCCCGCCGCTGGATCGAGAGCGACGTTCCCGCGAAGGTCGTCGACATCGAACCGTTCGTGCCCCACGGATCGGTCCTCGCGCCCGGCATCACCGACGCCAGCGACGACATCCGCGTCGGCGACGACGTGATCGTGCGGGGCGACGCCGCCTTCGGCGTCGGCCGCGCCCAGATGAGCGGGCCGGAGATGCGCGACTCGACGCGTGGTATCGCCGTCCAGATGCGCCACGTCGAGGAGCAGTAG
- a CDS encoding sugar ABC transporter ATP-binding protein encodes MSVETDSTEDEAVGDSDSTVRFRVENVRKEFTNVVALDDVNFELQTGEVVGLVGENGAGKSTLLNILSGIYQQDRGRIFVDGDEVTITTPREASHHGIAIVHQEHNVIPNLSGYENLFLEQFPDYSTAGVLDVDTLKREGEDVLDTLGIDLDLEKRVSSYSFSDRQMLSIAKAFTETVHTDHPIILLDEPTAGLEEDGRDLLFDRIDDLRDRASFVFVSHELDEVLEISDRIYVLRDGQVVDHLSREDATEDKLQQSMVGREVSEEYYQVSDQRSVEDNEVCLSVSDLSKENHFDSVSFDVRAGEIFGICGVMGSGKSALGRVLSGVDTPDEGEISIEGESVEPGSVHRMVEKGIGYVPKERQSEGTLLYQPLRVNVSLPSLGTDLVADNVPGLGSVPWLIDFDKEDEMAEEVVDRLNVKTPGIESPLIQLSGGNQQKVVLGKNLQREVSVLVMDNVTRGIDVGAKEEVYQILRQLATDGVGMIFIADAPELIGMSNRIGVMHEGELVDVIDAPRGDKPTESEIIKKMI; translated from the coding sequence ATGAGTGTAGAGACAGATTCTACAGAAGACGAGGCCGTGGGTGACTCTGATTCGACCGTCAGATTCAGGGTCGAGAACGTCCGCAAGGAGTTTACGAACGTCGTCGCCCTCGACGACGTCAACTTCGAACTCCAGACTGGCGAAGTCGTCGGGCTTGTTGGCGAAAACGGTGCGGGAAAGAGCACCCTCCTGAACATCCTCAGTGGCATCTACCAACAGGACCGGGGGCGTATCTTCGTCGATGGCGACGAAGTCACGATCACGACCCCCCGCGAGGCCTCTCACCACGGCATCGCCATCGTCCATCAAGAACACAACGTCATTCCAAATCTCTCGGGATACGAGAACTTGTTCTTAGAGCAGTTTCCGGACTACTCTACGGCGGGAGTCCTGGACGTAGACACGCTCAAACGTGAGGGTGAGGACGTTCTCGACACGCTCGGAATCGACCTCGACCTCGAGAAACGCGTCTCGTCTTACTCGTTCAGCGACCGGCAGATGCTGAGCATCGCGAAAGCGTTCACCGAGACGGTCCACACCGACCACCCGATCATACTGCTCGACGAGCCGACTGCGGGCCTCGAGGAAGACGGACGCGATCTTCTGTTCGACCGTATCGACGACCTGCGTGATCGGGCCTCGTTCGTCTTCGTTTCACACGAACTCGACGAGGTTCTCGAGATCAGCGACCGCATCTACGTTCTCCGCGATGGCCAAGTCGTCGACCATCTTTCCCGGGAGGATGCCACCGAGGACAAACTCCAGCAGAGTATGGTCGGCAGAGAAGTCTCCGAAGAGTACTATCAGGTCTCCGACCAGCGCAGCGTCGAGGACAACGAGGTCTGCCTCTCGGTGTCGGACCTGAGCAAAGAGAACCACTTCGATTCGGTATCCTTCGACGTCCGTGCAGGTGAGATATTCGGCATCTGTGGCGTCATGGGTAGCGGGAAGAGCGCCCTCGGCCGTGTCTTGAGCGGCGTCGACACGCCGGACGAAGGCGAGATCTCCATCGAAGGGGAATCGGTCGAACCGGGGTCGGTCCACAGGATGGTCGAGAAGGGGATCGGTTACGTCCCCAAGGAACGCCAGTCTGAAGGGACACTCCTCTACCAGCCCCTGCGCGTGAACGTCTCGCTCCCGAGTCTCGGTACCGACCTCGTCGCAGACAACGTCCCGGGGCTCGGGTCGGTGCCCTGGCTCATCGACTTCGACAAGGAAGACGAGATGGCCGAGGAGGTCGTCGACCGACTGAACGTCAAGACGCCAGGCATCGAGTCCCCACTCATCCAGCTTAGCGGTGGGAATCAGCAGAAAGTCGTGCTCGGGAAGAACCTCCAGCGGGAGGTGTCTGTCCTCGTCATGGATAACGTGACTCGCGGTATCGACGTCGGTGCCAAAGAGGAGGTCTACCAGATCCTCAGGCAGCTCGCCACGGACGGCGTCGGGATGATATTCATCGCCGACGCCCCCGAACTGATCGGGATGAGCAACCGGATCGGCGTGATGCACGAGGGCGAACTCGTCGACGTAATCGATGCACCGCGCGGCGACAAACCAACCGAATCGGAGATAATCAAGAAGATGATCTAA
- a CDS encoding type II toxin-antitoxin system VapC family toxin, whose protein sequence is MTVLVDTGVLYADHDTTSSRHEAASNALQTLYDGEFGQPYVIEYVYDEAVTLTLKRSNSIDAATQIGHRLRGVEQFPEVYELLYVSPTLFSEAIEIFERDDDQQLSFTDAALVAQYRDRDIDTLLASTTTSTASSTASTPWTCSPGTQPLGAPPPDDGQ, encoded by the coding sequence ATGACGGTACTGGTCGATACTGGGGTCCTGTACGCGGATCACGATACTACATCGTCGCGCCACGAAGCGGCCAGCAACGCACTTCAAACCCTCTATGACGGCGAATTCGGCCAACCGTACGTGATCGAATACGTGTACGACGAGGCAGTGACACTAACGCTCAAACGCAGCAACTCGATCGACGCTGCGACACAGATCGGGCACCGTCTTCGCGGAGTCGAACAGTTCCCCGAAGTCTACGAGTTGCTGTACGTTTCGCCAACGTTGTTCTCCGAGGCGATCGAGATCTTCGAACGCGACGACGACCAGCAGTTGAGTTTCACGGACGCGGCGCTCGTCGCACAGTACCGCGACCGAGATATCGACACCCTGCTGGCTTCGACGACGACTTCGACGGCATCGTCGACCGCCTCGACCCCATGGACCTGTAGCCCCGGAACACAACCCTTAGGCGCGCCCCCGCCCGACGACGGACAATGA
- a CDS encoding CBS domain-containing protein, producing MGNERTLVKDIMTTPLETISPDAKVVEAAAVMRDMDISALLVTTAPPSIITSTDVLDAVAEGMDTDDLLVSDLMTEHVETVPPDLPLGETAAMMTNFGINHLPVVDDDYIGMVSSSDITKQLH from the coding sequence ATGGGTAACGAACGTACTCTGGTAAAGGACATCATGACCACGCCGTTAGAGACCATCTCGCCGGACGCGAAAGTCGTCGAGGCGGCCGCTGTGATGCGCGACATGGACATCAGCGCGCTGCTCGTGACGACCGCGCCGCCCTCCATCATCACGAGCACGGACGTCCTGGACGCCGTCGCCGAGGGGATGGACACCGACGACCTGCTGGTCTCGGATTTGATGACCGAACACGTAGAGACCGTCCCGCCGGACCTCCCGCTGGGCGAGACGGCGGCGATGATGACCAACTTCGGCATCAATCACCTCCCGGTCGTCGACGACGACTACATCGGGATGGTCTCCTCGTCGGACATCACGAAGCAGCTGCACTGA
- a CDS encoding class I SAM-dependent methyltransferase produces the protein MKKSLEEHAERFSEHAADYDESQDSPEYRACADLVVAHADPRSDDVVLDLGTGTGAIALAVAGVAGEVIGRDISKGMLERAREKAADAGIENVAFGDGRFRDPQVPDGVDVDIVTSNFAMHHLGDDEKRGAIDVIAGLGPRKIVLGDVMFFGHPDPDEPFYSPEVDDPATVGVLADALTDAGYAITAVEMVAGQVGVLVAERPD, from the coding sequence ATGAAGAAGTCCCTCGAGGAACACGCCGAGCGCTTCTCCGAACACGCCGCCGACTACGACGAGAGCCAGGACTCCCCCGAGTACCGCGCCTGTGCCGACCTCGTCGTGGCCCACGCCGACCCCCGTTCCGACGACGTGGTGCTGGATCTCGGCACCGGGACGGGCGCTATCGCGCTCGCCGTCGCCGGGGTCGCCGGCGAGGTCATCGGGCGTGACATCAGCAAGGGGATGCTCGAGAGAGCCCGCGAGAAAGCCGCCGACGCTGGCATCGAGAACGTCGCCTTCGGCGATGGGCGCTTCCGCGACCCGCAGGTCCCCGACGGCGTGGACGTCGATATCGTCACCTCGAACTTCGCGATGCACCACCTCGGCGACGACGAGAAGCGCGGGGCCATCGACGTCATCGCCGGCCTCGGACCCCGGAAAATCGTCCTCGGCGACGTGATGTTCTTCGGGCACCCGGACCCCGACGAGCCGTTCTACAGCCCCGAGGTCGACGACCCCGCGACCGTCGGCGTGCTCGCGGACGCCTTGACCGACGCCGGCTACGCCATCACGGCCGTCGAGATGGTCGCCGGGCAGGTCGGCGTGCTGGTGGCCGAACGGCCGGACTGA
- the tgtA gene encoding tRNA guanosine(15) transglycosylase TgtA yields the protein MTNFEVRQYDAAGRLGTLEVPRAGVTVETPTILPVVNPHVQTIDPAALESEFGAEILITNSYILHKSDELREPALEQGLHDLLDFSGAVMTDSGSFQLAEYGEITVTTEEILAFQRDIGSDVGTPVDIPTPPDVDRERAAAELSTTQDRLERAATVDTGEMLVSAPVQGSTYPELREQAGRHAVETGLDVFPLGAVVPLMNEYRYADLADVVAACKRGLGEVGPVHLFGAGHPMMFAMAAALGCDLFDSAAYALYARDDRYLTVRGTQQLDDLEYFPCHCPVCTDYTPGELDSLDEDVREDLLARHNLQVTYAEIRTVKQAIRSGNLLELVDSRARGHPSMVDGYRALLDHAAQLERSDPASKHAMFYTSHESARRPEVLRHHDRLDRFDIDGDEVLLTEGGSNDRYDETWGVLPPFGPYPRELSETYPLNAETPERADGAACEAAADGVARLVESHPEVSFTLVHDDWPATALARVPDGVSVRDLHERE from the coding sequence ATGACGAACTTCGAGGTCCGCCAGTACGACGCTGCGGGCCGCCTGGGGACGCTGGAGGTCCCACGCGCCGGCGTCACCGTCGAGACGCCGACCATCCTCCCGGTCGTGAACCCGCACGTCCAGACCATCGACCCGGCGGCGCTGGAGTCCGAGTTCGGGGCCGAGATACTCATCACGAACAGCTACATCCTGCACAAGTCCGACGAACTCCGCGAGCCCGCGCTGGAACAGGGCCTGCACGACCTGCTGGACTTCTCGGGGGCCGTCATGACCGACTCGGGCTCGTTCCAGCTCGCCGAGTACGGCGAGATCACCGTCACGACCGAGGAGATTCTGGCGTTCCAGCGCGACATCGGGAGCGACGTCGGGACGCCGGTCGACATCCCGACGCCGCCGGACGTCGACCGCGAACGGGCCGCGGCGGAGCTGTCGACCACCCAGGACCGACTCGAGCGCGCCGCGACTGTCGACACCGGCGAGATGCTCGTCAGCGCGCCCGTCCAGGGCTCGACGTATCCGGAGCTCCGCGAGCAGGCGGGTCGCCACGCCGTCGAGACCGGCCTGGACGTCTTCCCCCTGGGTGCGGTCGTCCCGCTGATGAACGAGTACCGCTACGCCGACCTCGCGGACGTGGTGGCGGCGTGCAAACGCGGCCTCGGCGAGGTGGGGCCGGTCCACCTGTTCGGCGCGGGCCACCCGATGATGTTCGCGATGGCCGCCGCGCTGGGCTGTGACCTCTTTGACTCCGCCGCGTACGCGCTCTACGCCCGCGACGACCGCTACCTCACGGTGCGGGGGACCCAGCAACTCGACGACCTCGAGTACTTCCCGTGTCACTGTCCGGTCTGTACCGACTACACGCCCGGGGAACTCGACTCGCTCGACGAAGACGTTCGGGAGGATCTGCTGGCCCGGCACAACCTGCAGGTCACCTACGCCGAGATCCGCACGGTCAAGCAGGCCATCCGCAGTGGGAACCTGCTGGAACTGGTCGACTCGCGGGCCCGCGGCCACCCGTCGATGGTCGACGGCTACCGGGCCCTGCTGGACCACGCCGCACAACTCGAACGGTCGGATCCCGCCTCGAAGCACGCCATGTTCTACACCTCACACGAGAGCGCGCGTCGACCCGAAGTGCTGCGCCACCACGACCGCCTCGACCGGTTCGACATCGACGGCGACGAGGTGCTCCTGACCGAGGGCGGGTCGAACGACCGCTACGACGAGACGTGGGGCGTCCTGCCGCCCTTCGGCCCCTATCCTCGGGAGCTCTCCGAGACCTACCCGCTGAACGCCGAGACGCCCGAGCGAGCAGACGGGGCCGCGTGTGAGGCGGCCGCCGACGGCGTGGCGCGGCTGGTGGAGTCCCATCCCGAGGTCTCGTTCACACTGGTCCACGACGACTGGCCGGCGACGGCGCTCGCTCGGGTTCCCGATGGCGTCAGTGTACGGGACCTCCACGAGCGGGAGTGA
- a CDS encoding ABC transporter permease: MLLILMGIFTATSNVFLTYENLVGNVMMNSIILLFVALAGTFPILQQSIDLSVASIVSLSGVITAMLINDFNLGLLALLLGVLAGTGVGLLNGVVFAKAKIPSFLVTLGSLSVFSGTALLMTGGYSIPFNSPGIRQIAIGNTIPQVPNLVVWGIIFYILVSLLAWKTTFGRYTYALGENERVADFSGVNVDRYKIGAFVVSGTLCGLAGVLLTARISSATPGMGEGLLLQSIAAIVMGGTALTGGVGGPHRTILGVFVIGVLTNGMNLLSIQSFIQEIILGFVVIFAVAMSMDRDKIDIVK; this comes from the coding sequence ATGCTGTTGATACTGATGGGTATCTTCACCGCCACCTCGAACGTGTTTCTGACCTACGAGAATCTGGTCGGGAACGTGATGATGAACAGCATCATCCTGTTGTTCGTGGCGCTCGCCGGAACCTTTCCCATCCTGCAACAGAGTATCGATCTGTCCGTGGCGTCTATCGTCTCTCTGAGCGGCGTCATTACAGCGATGCTGATCAACGACTTCAATCTCGGTTTACTCGCTCTCCTCCTGGGGGTACTTGCGGGGACGGGCGTCGGCCTGCTGAACGGCGTGGTGTTCGCGAAAGCAAAGATTCCCTCGTTCCTCGTGACCCTCGGTTCGTTGTCCGTCTTCAGCGGCACGGCCCTCCTGATGACTGGCGGGTACTCGATCCCCTTCAACTCACCCGGGATCAGACAGATCGCGATCGGCAACACGATCCCGCAGGTCCCGAACCTCGTCGTCTGGGGTATCATCTTCTACATACTCGTTTCGCTCCTCGCCTGGAAGACCACCTTCGGGCGCTACACGTACGCACTGGGTGAGAACGAGCGGGTCGCGGACTTCTCGGGGGTCAACGTCGATCGGTACAAGATCGGTGCGTTCGTGGTCTCCGGGACCCTCTGTGGGCTGGCCGGCGTCCTCTTGACTGCACGGATCTCCTCGGCGACGCCGGGCATGGGTGAGGGCCTCCTCCTCCAGAGCATCGCAGCCATCGTGATGGGTGGCACTGCACTGACCGGTGGCGTTGGCGGGCCCCACCGAACCATTCTCGGTGTCTTCGTCATCGGCGTGCTGACCAACGGGATGAACCTGCTGAGCATCCAGTCGTTCATCCAGGAGATCATCCTCGGATTCGTCGTCATCTTCGCCGTCGCGATGTCGATGGATCGAGACAAGATAGACATCGTCAAGTGA
- a CDS encoding cyclase family protein, which translates to MSDSESTVSEAVQLFAQLEWVDLTHSLEEGIPSVPSHARYGHTLYQSYDRGDPACHYRISMGEHTGTHVDAPLHFISDGAAHYDIASVPIHRLVGRAVTIDVTDVGPGETVSREHIEEWEAEHVPIEPGDRVLFQFGWDRYWSADDDANEFLSDWPGLAADAAAYLTESDVRLVGCDTAAIDAAGAEEFPAHYELLGNETYIIENLTNLEKLPPESLLFTFPLKIEEGSGSPIRAVALVD; encoded by the coding sequence ATGAGTGACAGCGAATCCACTGTCTCGGAGGCGGTCCAGCTGTTCGCCCAGCTCGAGTGGGTCGACCTGACCCACTCCCTCGAGGAGGGCATCCCGTCGGTCCCGAGCCACGCTCGGTATGGCCATACGCTCTACCAGTCCTACGACCGGGGGGATCCAGCGTGTCACTACCGGATCTCGATGGGGGAACACACCGGGACACACGTCGATGCCCCCCTCCACTTCATCTCCGACGGAGCGGCGCATTACGACATCGCGTCGGTCCCGATACATCGCCTCGTGGGACGGGCTGTGACCATTGACGTGACTGACGTGGGTCCCGGCGAGACGGTCTCCCGCGAGCACATCGAAGAGTGGGAAGCGGAGCACGTACCCATCGAGCCTGGCGATCGTGTCCTCTTCCAGTTCGGCTGGGATCGGTACTGGTCTGCAGACGACGATGCGAACGAATTTCTCAGCGACTGGCCGGGACTCGCTGCGGACGCTGCCGCCTACCTCACGGAGAGCGATGTGAGGCTCGTCGGCTGCGACACAGCCGCCATCGACGCCGCTGGAGCCGAGGAGTTCCCCGCCCATTACGAATTGCTTGGGAACGAAACGTACATCATCGAGAACCTCACCAACCTCGAGAAGTTGCCGCCGGAATCGCTCCTGTTTACCTTCCCACTCAAGATCGAGGAGGGATCGGGGTCGCCCATCCGAGCTGTCGCCCTCGTCGACTGA